The following are encoded together in the Salmonella enterica subsp. enterica serovar Choleraesuis genome:
- the pdxJ gene encoding pyridoxine 5'-phosphate synthase, whose protein sequence is MSELLLGVNIDHIATLRNARGTAYPDPIQAAFIAEQAGAEGITVHLREDRRHMTDRDVRLLRQTIQTRMNLEMAVTDEMVAIACELRPHFCCLVPEKRQEVTTEGGLDVAGQLDKVGAACRQLADAGIKVSLFIDADKQQIDAAKTVGAPFIELHTGCYADAQTPEIQQQELERIAEAARYASQIGLKVNAGHGLTYHNVKAIAALPEIHELNIGHSIIGRAVMSGLKEAVADMKSLMLEARG, encoded by the coding sequence ATGTCTGAATTACTGTTAGGTGTGAACATCGATCATATCGCTACTCTGCGTAACGCACGCGGAACTGCCTATCCGGATCCTATCCAGGCGGCCTTTATTGCCGAACAGGCGGGTGCCGAAGGGATCACCGTTCACCTGCGTGAAGATCGTCGCCATATGACCGATCGGGACGTGCGCCTGCTGCGTCAGACTATTCAGACCCGTATGAATCTGGAGATGGCAGTTACCGATGAAATGGTGGCTATCGCCTGCGAACTACGCCCGCATTTCTGCTGCCTGGTGCCGGAAAAGCGTCAGGAAGTCACCACAGAAGGCGGGCTGGATGTTGCCGGCCAGCTGGATAAAGTTGGTGCGGCATGTCGTCAGCTTGCTGATGCTGGTATCAAAGTGTCTCTGTTTATTGATGCTGATAAACAGCAGATAGATGCTGCCAAAACCGTAGGTGCACCGTTTATCGAGCTGCATACCGGTTGCTACGCCGATGCCCAAACGCCTGAAATTCAGCAACAAGAGCTGGAGCGCATTGCTGAAGCGGCGCGCTACGCCAGCCAGATTGGCCTAAAAGTGAATGCGGGACATGGCCTGACTTATCACAACGTGAAAGCGATCGCCGCTCTGCCTGAGATTCATGAATTGAATATCGGCCACTCAATTATTGGCCGTGCTGTTATGTCTGGTCTGAAAGAAGCTGTGGCTGATATGAAAAGCCTGATGCTGGAAGCCCGCGGCTAA
- the acpS gene encoding holo-[acyl-carrier-protein] synthase — protein MAILGLGTDIVEIDRIESVVTRSGDRLAQRILSPNEWLQYQQHHQQVRFLAKRFAVKEAASKALGTGIRQGLAFDQFEVSNDELGKPILTLREQALVLAQKMGVKHIHVTLADERRYACATVIIES, from the coding sequence ATGGCAATCCTTGGCTTAGGGACAGATATTGTCGAAATTGACCGGATCGAGTCAGTCGTGACTCGCTCCGGCGATCGCCTTGCCCAGCGTATTCTTAGCCCTAACGAATGGCTGCAATACCAGCAGCATCATCAACAGGTTCGTTTTCTGGCCAAACGTTTTGCGGTTAAAGAGGCGGCCTCTAAGGCTCTTGGGACCGGAATTCGTCAGGGGCTGGCTTTCGATCAGTTCGAAGTGAGCAATGATGAGTTGGGGAAACCTATTCTAACGTTACGCGAGCAGGCGCTGGTTCTTGCGCAGAAGATGGGGGTCAAACATATTCACGTCACGCTTGCCGATGAGCGGCGTTACGCCTGCGCGACGGTTATCATAGAAAGTTAG
- a CDS encoding ferredoxin, producing MALLITKKCINCDMCEPECPNEAISMGDSIYVIDSQRCTECVGHYDTPTCQSVCPIPNTIISDPAHQENEEQLWDKFVQLHHADKI from the coding sequence ATGGCGCTACTCATCACCAAAAAATGCATTAACTGTGATATGTGTGAGCCGGAGTGCCCGAATGAGGCTATCTCCATGGGTGATAGCATTTACGTCATAGACAGCCAGCGCTGCACCGAGTGCGTCGGCCATTACGATACGCCGACCTGCCAGAGCGTCTGCCCTATTCCCAATACGATTATCAGCGATCCTGCTCATCAGGAAAATGAAGAGCAACTGTGGGATAAATTCGTCCAGTTGCACCACGCGGATAAAATCTAA
- a CDS encoding antitermination protein Q: MRNVQQVLERWGGWAARDSNQLDWSPVAAGFKGMIASPRSRRLTCSDNDGMLVDSCVLRLRTLRQSGEYDLVIAHYVYGMPKRTLAKYLKQDEKTVRVQLQVAEGFIDGCLCMLDTRLDMDPEVEQPLVSSQPKPYRHRVTA; the protein is encoded by the coding sequence ATGCGTAATGTACAACAGGTACTGGAGCGTTGGGGCGGATGGGCAGCACGGGATAGCAATCAGCTAGACTGGTCGCCAGTTGCCGCGGGTTTTAAAGGCATGATTGCCAGCCCTCGTTCCCGCCGCCTGACTTGTAGTGATAACGATGGAATGTTGGTTGATAGCTGCGTACTGCGATTACGAACACTGCGCCAGAGCGGGGAGTACGATTTAGTTATTGCTCATTATGTTTACGGTATGCCTAAGCGTACCCTGGCTAAATATCTCAAGCAGGATGAAAAAACGGTACGAGTTCAGCTGCAGGTTGCTGAAGGCTTTATTGATGGTTGTTTATGTATGCTAGATACTCGCCTCGATATGGACCCGGAAGTGGAACAGCCATTGGTTTCTTCCCAGCCCAAACCTTATCGCCACCGGGTGACCGCTTGA
- a CDS encoding lysozyme yields MRVSDTGVALIKRFEGCRLRAYPDPATGGAPWTIGYGWTQPVDGHPVTEGMVISQRKADQLLRCGVVSYEQAINRLVRVPLRQNQFDALVSLSYNIGTRAFSTSTLLRELNQGRFSAAADSFLSWRFANGQALPGLLRRRKAEQALFTQENP; encoded by the coding sequence ATGCGAGTTAGCGATACCGGGGTGGCGTTGATTAAACGCTTCGAAGGATGCCGGCTTAGAGCCTACCCGGATCCGGCGACCGGCGGTGCGCCGTGGACGATTGGCTATGGCTGGACACAGCCTGTCGATGGTCACCCGGTCACAGAAGGAATGGTCATCAGCCAGCGTAAAGCCGATCAACTGCTGCGTTGCGGGGTCGTGAGCTACGAGCAGGCTATTAATCGCCTGGTCCGAGTCCCTCTGCGCCAGAACCAGTTCGATGCTTTGGTCAGCCTGAGCTACAACATCGGCACTCGGGCATTTTCCACCTCCACATTGCTGCGAGAACTGAATCAAGGGCGGTTTTCCGCAGCGGCAGACAGTTTTCTGTCATGGCGATTTGCCAACGGCCAGGCTCTTCCGGGTCTGTTGCGGCGTCGCAAAGCGGAGCAGGCCCTGTTCACCCAGGAGAACCCATGA
- a CDS encoding bacteriophage protein, whose amino-acid sequence MSNTSAQPGWLTPIDADPAYDAALDQLLCSWVAGASGIDAANVQPGVTPEVLQGGACVEVTAIQRDENSGYLRQQDESLTLARNESLACRVQFYGPKAQTIGCRFLDGITVSQNQSELQRLGFSCIEQEPLQALQTTDTQPVKYQQVMLHLSRTVHRDYGVLTLTQAPLFLTGESL is encoded by the coding sequence ATGAGTAACACAAGCGCGCAGCCGGGCTGGCTAACGCCCATCGATGCAGATCCCGCCTATGACGCCGCTCTCGACCAGTTGCTGTGTAGCTGGGTAGCGGGTGCAAGCGGAATCGATGCGGCGAATGTACAGCCCGGCGTCACCCCGGAAGTATTGCAAGGAGGAGCCTGCGTAGAAGTCACGGCCATCCAGCGCGATGAGAACTCCGGATATCTACGCCAGCAGGATGAAAGCCTGACCCTGGCGCGTAACGAAAGTCTGGCCTGCCGGGTCCAGTTTTATGGTCCCAAGGCTCAGACCATAGGCTGCCGCTTTTTAGATGGCATTACCGTTAGCCAGAACCAGTCCGAGCTTCAGAGGCTCGGCTTTTCCTGCATTGAGCAGGAACCCCTGCAAGCTTTGCAGACCACAGACACTCAACCGGTGAAGTATCAGCAGGTGATGCTTCACCTTTCCCGCACGGTGCATCGCGATTACGGCGTATTAACGCTAACGCAGGCACCACTATTCCTGACAGGAGAATCACTATGA
- a CDS encoding tail fiber assembly protein codes for MSINFIEYKGIKFFNIQDVCFSDLSGKVISCNLSINDEMAPIVPFNAVADDVEVYGASFYSDLKSGKFGAVAPFNLSIIEIKAQAVQEKELRLSDATSTISPLQDAVDLDIATDEEKVKLDEWKKYRVLLNRIDTSLAPNITWPSKPAE; via the coding sequence ATGAGTATTAATTTTATTGAGTATAAGGGTATTAAGTTTTTTAATATTCAGGACGTCTGCTTTTCAGACTTATCAGGTAAAGTTATAAGCTGCAATCTATCAATTAATGATGAGATGGCACCTATAGTGCCATTTAATGCCGTGGCTGACGATGTAGAAGTCTATGGTGCTAGTTTTTACTCTGATTTAAAATCGGGTAAGTTTGGAGCTGTAGCACCATTTAATTTATCAATTATTGAAATTAAAGCTCAGGCAGTACAGGAGAAAGAATTACGATTAAGTGACGCCACTTCTACCATTTCCCCTCTTCAAGATGCCGTTGATCTTGATATTGCTACTGATGAGGAGAAAGTTAAGTTAGATGAGTGGAAGAAATATCGAGTGCTGTTAAATCGGATTGATACATCACTGGCTCCCAATATTACCTGGCCTTCCAAACCAGCAGAATAA
- a CDS encoding transcriptional regulator, protein MNCLTRIRQRYQTLAQSDRKLADFILTNPEQTRYLSSQQLADDAGISQSSVVKFAQKLGYKGFPALKMAIGDALASNTNAHSVAVHNEILGDDPIRLVGEKLIKENIAAMHATLDINPEEKLLAGVNLLRQARRVLVVGIGASGLVARNFSWKLIKIGIQATAEQDMHALLVAAQSLGPEDLLLAISYTGERREIIMAAQEALNTGAQVMAITGFNPNPLQQLANLCLYTLAEEQATRSAAISSTSAQMMLTDLMFMSLVQQDLGNAPERIRRSEALVKKLG, encoded by the coding sequence GTGAATTGTCTGACTCGTATCCGCCAGCGTTATCAAACGCTTGCTCAAAGCGACCGTAAGCTAGCGGATTTCATACTCACTAACCCGGAACAAACCCGTTATCTTAGCTCCCAGCAGCTGGCCGACGATGCAGGCATCAGCCAGTCGAGCGTAGTCAAATTTGCCCAAAAACTGGGCTACAAAGGTTTTCCAGCCCTAAAAATGGCAATTGGTGATGCCCTGGCAAGCAACACCAACGCCCATTCCGTAGCGGTTCACAACGAAATTCTAGGCGACGACCCTATTCGCCTGGTTGGTGAGAAACTGATTAAAGAGAATATCGCGGCCATGCACGCGACCCTTGATATTAATCCGGAAGAAAAACTACTGGCCGGAGTCAATCTTCTGCGCCAGGCGCGTCGGGTATTAGTGGTGGGGATTGGCGCATCTGGCCTGGTGGCACGCAACTTCTCATGGAAGCTTATCAAGATTGGTATTCAGGCAACCGCGGAGCAAGACATGCACGCCCTGCTGGTGGCAGCGCAATCGCTGGGGCCTGAAGATTTGCTGCTGGCAATTTCCTACACCGGTGAACGCCGGGAAATTATAATGGCGGCTCAGGAAGCGCTAAACACCGGAGCGCAGGTAATGGCGATAACTGGCTTTAACCCAAATCCATTACAGCAGTTGGCAAACTTATGCCTGTACACTCTGGCCGAAGAACAGGCGACCCGCAGCGCGGCTATCTCGTCGACGAGCGCACAAATGATGTTAACGGATCTGATGTTTATGTCGCTGGTACAACAGGACTTAGGCAATGCGCCAGAGCGTATTCGCCGCAGTGAAGCGTTGGTGAAGAAGTTAGGATAA
- a CDS encoding phosphatidylglycerophosphatase C, whose protein sequence is MSEPVRRVVFFDLDGTLHRQDMFGCFVRYLLRHQPLNLLLVIPLLPVVIGGLLIYGRATRWPVSLLLWACTFGHSEQTLLERQARFCRWFATRVTPFSQVQQRLMNYLAASDADVWLITGSPRRLVEQVYGNTPWLSQVSLIASETERRWGGWILKLRCLGHEKVVQLERKIGTPLQLYSGYSDSSQDNPLLYFCQHRWRVTARGELQQLE, encoded by the coding sequence TTGAGTGAACCTGTACGCCGGGTGGTGTTTTTTGATCTGGACGGAACCTTGCATCGCCAGGATATGTTTGGCTGTTTCGTTCGCTATTTATTGCGTCATCAGCCTCTGAACTTGCTGCTGGTCATTCCTTTGCTGCCGGTGGTGATTGGTGGCCTGCTCATTTACGGACGAGCCACGAGATGGCCGGTTAGCCTGTTGCTGTGGGCCTGTACTTTTGGGCACAGTGAGCAAACTTTGCTTGAGCGTCAGGCGCGCTTCTGCCGGTGGTTTGCAACCAGGGTGACACCTTTTTCTCAGGTTCAGCAGCGCTTAATGAACTATCTGGCGGCCAGCGATGCGGATGTCTGGCTGATAACCGGATCGCCACGGCGTCTGGTTGAGCAGGTTTACGGCAATACGCCATGGCTGAGCCAGGTGAGCCTGATTGCCAGCGAAACTGAACGGCGTTGGGGCGGCTGGATCCTGAAGCTGCGTTGCCTTGGTCATGAAAAGGTTGTGCAACTGGAGAGAAAGATTGGAACCCCTCTTCAGCTTTACAGCGGATACAGTGACAGCAGCCAGGATAACCCGCTACTTTATTTCTGTCAGCACCGCTGGCGAGTGACAGCTCGCGGTGAATTGCAGCAGTTGGAATAG
- the tadA gene encoding tRNA-specific adenosine deaminase yields MSETEFSHEYWMRHALSLAERAREEGEVPVGAVLVQDNRIIGEGWNRPIGRHDPTAHAEIMALRQGGLVLSNYRLLNTTLYVTLEPCVMCAGAMVHSRIGTLVFGARDAKTGAAGSLLDVLAHPGMNHQVNVVEGILAPACSALLSEFFRVRRSERKALKAAALKDKA; encoded by the coding sequence GTGTCAGAAACTGAATTTAGCCACGAATACTGGATGCGCCATGCGCTAAGCCTTGCTGAACGAGCCAGAGAAGAGGGTGAGGTGCCGGTAGGAGCCGTGCTGGTGCAGGACAACCGGATTATTGGCGAAGGCTGGAACCGGCCAATAGGTCGTCACGATCCTACCGCTCATGCAGAAATAATGGCTTTGCGTCAGGGCGGGCTGGTGTTAAGTAACTATCGTCTGTTGAATACCACGCTGTATGTGACCCTTGAGCCCTGCGTTATGTGCGCCGGGGCAATGGTGCATAGCCGGATCGGCACTTTGGTGTTTGGCGCACGCGACGCCAAAACCGGCGCCGCAGGCTCGCTACTGGATGTGCTGGCTCATCCGGGGATGAACCATCAGGTTAATGTGGTCGAGGGGATTCTTGCACCAGCATGTTCGGCACTGTTGAGTGAGTTCTTCCGCGTACGACGGAGCGAGCGAAAGGCGTTAAAGGCAGCTGCCCTAAAGGATAAGGCCTGA
- the mltF gene encoding membrane-bound lytic murein transglycosylase F codes for MKKLKINYLLIGAITLLLAIALWPAIPWPGQTENRIAAIKSRGELRVSTIASPLTWTKNGKTISGLDYELAQKFADYLGVELKVTVRPTIRQLFNDLDTGKADLLAAGLIYNEERAAQYRAGPAYYSESQQMVYRQGQTPPTSLANVRDGQLAVAPGLAVIDELHKLKADSYPNLGWQITDHTSSNRLLQKVVDGQLDYTIADSVAIDMFQRIHPQLAVALDITDEQPVTWFSVRDDDDSLTAGMLDFFSQMTKDGELARLEEKYLGHVGDFDYVNTRTFLRAVDSVLPQLRPLFEKYASNIGWQLLAAISYQESHWDALATSPTGVRGLMMLTQSTAQSLGLTNRLNPEQSVSGGARYLEAMMDKVPDAVPEGERIWFALAAYNMGYAHMLDAMALTARQKGNPNSWSDVKQRLPLLSQKQWYSQTTYGYARGHEAYAYVENIRRYQLSLEGYMQEKEKQQAQMIKLAADYPAVKPAQLQNLHARKASFRPYPLGQLPLTPFARSVVRGRTHSTVPNMLVQESPRPH; via the coding sequence TTGAAAAAACTAAAAATTAATTATCTGCTGATTGGCGCAATCACCCTGCTGCTGGCCATTGCGCTTTGGCCGGCGATCCCATGGCCCGGTCAGACAGAGAACCGGATTGCCGCAATAAAAAGCCGGGGTGAGCTACGAGTGAGCACAATTGCCTCACCGCTTACCTGGACAAAAAATGGTAAAACCATAAGCGGACTGGATTATGAGCTGGCACAAAAATTTGCGGACTACCTCGGCGTAGAGCTGAAGGTCACCGTACGCCCCACGATACGCCAGTTATTTAACGATCTGGATACCGGTAAAGCTGACCTGCTGGCGGCTGGGCTCATTTATAATGAAGAGCGTGCGGCCCAGTATCGCGCAGGCCCGGCTTATTACTCTGAATCCCAGCAAATGGTCTATCGCCAGGGGCAAACGCCTCCAACCTCTCTGGCCAACGTCCGCGACGGGCAGCTTGCCGTCGCGCCAGGCCTGGCGGTCATCGATGAACTACACAAACTTAAAGCCGATAGCTACCCCAATTTAGGCTGGCAGATTACTGACCACACCAGCAGCAACCGGCTGTTGCAAAAAGTCGTTGATGGGCAGCTCGACTACACTATTGCCGACTCGGTCGCTATTGATATGTTCCAGCGAATCCATCCACAGCTGGCGGTCGCGCTTGATATCACCGATGAACAACCGGTTACCTGGTTTAGCGTTCGCGACGACGACGATAGCCTGACAGCCGGCATGCTGGACTTTTTTAGCCAGATGACCAAAGACGGTGAGCTGGCGCGCCTGGAAGAGAAATACCTTGGGCACGTAGGCGACTTTGATTATGTGAATACCCGCACTTTCCTGCGTGCCGTAGACTCAGTGCTACCGCAGCTACGCCCACTGTTTGAGAAATATGCCAGCAACATCGGCTGGCAACTGCTGGCGGCTATCTCCTACCAGGAGTCACACTGGGACGCACTCGCCACCTCCCCTACCGGCGTTCGCGGCCTGATGATGCTGACACAGTCCACCGCTCAAAGCCTTGGACTAACTAACCGGCTCAACCCGGAACAAAGCGTCAGCGGCGGCGCGCGTTACCTGGAAGCCATGATGGATAAAGTCCCGGATGCCGTTCCTGAAGGCGAGCGGATCTGGTTTGCGCTGGCTGCTTATAATATGGGTTATGCCCATATGCTGGATGCGATGGCGCTCACCGCGCGCCAGAAAGGGAACCCAAATAGCTGGAGCGATGTGAAGCAACGCCTGCCGCTACTGAGCCAGAAACAATGGTACAGCCAGACCACCTATGGATATGCCCGGGGTCACGAAGCTTACGCCTATGTTGAAAACATCCGGCGCTATCAGCTAAGCCTGGAAGGTTACATGCAGGAGAAAGAAAAACAGCAGGCGCAGATGATTAAACTGGCGGCTGATTACCCGGCGGTTAAACCAGCCCAGTTGCAAAACCTTCACGCTCGCAAAGCGTCGTTCAGGCCTTATCCTTTAGGGCAGCTGCCTTTAACGCCTTTCGCTCGCTCCGTCGTACGCGGAAGAACTCACTCAACAGTGCCGAACATGCTGGTGCAAGAATCCCCTCGACCACATTAA